One Thermomicrobiales bacterium genomic window, TGGTCGAGCTATACAAGCGGCTGCGCCCGGGCGATCCGCCGACCCGCGACAACGCCGCCAACCTGTTGAAGAACCTGTTCTTCGATCCGCGTCGCTACGACCTCGCCCGCGTCGGCCGTTACAAGCTGAACAAGAGGCTCGGTCGCGAGCAGCCGCTTGACGACCGCGTGCTCTCGCCAGAGGATCTGCTGGAGATCATCCGCACGATGATCCGGCTGAACAACGCTCAGGGCGAGCCGGATGACATCGATCATCTCGGCAATCGCCGCATTCGTGCGGTCGGTGAGCTGATCCAGATGCACGTGCGCACCGGACTGCAGCGCCTGGAGCGCGGCGTCAAGGAGCGCATGACGATTCAGGACATCGAGCAGGTGACGCCGAACGGCCTCATCTCGACGACGCGTCCGGTGATGGCAGCGGTGCGTGAGTTCTTCGGCGGGTCGCAGCTGTCGCAGTTCATGGACCAGACCAACCCGTTGAGCGAGCTGACGCACAAGCGTCGTCTCTCGGCGCTGGGTCCGGGCGGCCTCTCGAGAGACCGTGCTGGTTTCGAGGTGCGTGACGTTCACCACTCGCACTACGGCCGGATTTGCCCGATCGAGACGCCTGAGGGCCCGAACATTGGTCTGATCGGCTCGCTGGCGACCTATGGGGTTATCAACGAGTTCGGTTTCATCGAGACGCCATACCGGCGTGTCTACAACCTGATCGAGCTGCGCAACCCGGACGGATCGCCGCACGATAACGTTGCACTGCTGGATGGCCGCATCCTGGCTGACGATGTGAAGGCCGGTAGCTCGAAGCTGGCGGCCGGCTCGGTGCTGGACGACGCGGCGATCAAGAAGCTCGTGTCCAGCGAGCTGGCGTTTGTCCGGGTCAAGCCGTTCGTGTCGGACAAGATCGAGTATCTCGACGCACACGAAGAGGACCAATTCACAATCGCTCAGGCGAACGCGCCGTTGACTGATGATGGCTATTTCATCGAGAGCCTTGTGGCCTCCCGACTGGCGACGGATTACCCGGTGGTCCGTCCCGAGCAGATCGACTACATGGACGTTTCACCGAAGCAGGTCTTCTCGGTGGCGACCGGTCTGATCCCGTTCCTTGAGCACGACGATGCGAACCGCGCACTCATGGGTGCCAACATGCAGAAGCAGGCCGTGCCGCTGCTGCGGCCGGCGGCTCCGATCATCGGCACCGGCGTCGAGTACCAGTCGGCGCGAGACTCGGGTCAGGTGGTCGTGGCGAAGGCACCGGGTGTTGTTCGTTCGGTCACATCCAAGGAGATCGTGATCGATGAGGACAACGGCTCCGAGCATGTCTATCGGCTGATGAAGTTTGTGCGCTCGAACCAGGACACCTGCATCAACCAGCGCCCGAGCGTTGGCAACGGCGATCGCGTGCAGGTCGGGCAGATCATCGCGGACTCGTCGAGCACCGAGAACGGCGAGCTGGCTCTCGGCCAGAACGTGCTGGTTGCCTACATGCCGTGGGAAGGCGGGAACTTCGAGGACGCCATCCTGCTGTCAGAGCGCCTGGTGCGCGACGACGTGTTCACCTCGATCCACATCGAGAAGTACGAGACCGAGGCTCGAGACACGAAGCTCGGCCCGGAGGAGATCACGCGCGATATCCCGAACGTCGGTGAGGACTCGCTGTCCAATCTCGATGAGAACGGCATCATCCGCATCGGAGCCGAGGTTCGACCGAACGACATCCTCGTCGGCAAGGTCACGCCGCGAGGCGAGACGGAGCTCTCGGCTGAAGAGCGCTTGCTGCGGGCGATCTTCGGTGAGAAGGCGCGTGAGGTGAAGGACACCTCGCTGCGGGTGCCGCACGGCGTCCACGGCAAGGTCATCGACGTCAAGCAGTTCCGCCGCGAAGACAACATGGAGCACGAGCTGCCGGCCGGCGTGAACGAGATGGTTCGCGTCATGATCGCCCAGAAGCGCAAGATCTCTGAGGGCGACAAGATGGCGGGCCGCCACGGCAACAAGGGCGTTATCTCGCGCATCCTGCCGGTTGAGGACATGCCGTATCTGCCGGATGGAACGCCGGTCGACATCATCCTGAACCCGATCGGTGTGCCGTCGCGCATGAACATCGGCCAGGTGCTGGAGACGCACCTCGGCTGGGCCGCGTTCGCGCTCGGCTTCCGGGTGGCGACGCCGGTGTTTGACGGCGCAGACGAGGACGACATCACTGCGGCGCTCGTTGAGGCTGGCCTGCCGGAGGACGGCAAGGTCACATTGTTCGACGGTCGCACTGGTGACGCGTTCGACCGCCCGGTCACGGTCGGAATCACCTACATGCTGAAGCTCGCCCACCTGGTCGAGGACAAGATCCACGCGCGCTCGACCGGACCGTACTCGCTCGTCACACAGCAGCCACTCGGTGGCAAGGCGCAGTTCGGTGGCCAGCGCTTCGGCGAGATGGAAG contains:
- a CDS encoding DNA-directed RNA polymerase subunit beta; this encodes MTQRVPSAQTIADPVEQVVSNMGINRRSYARIPTVIEMPNLVQVQIDSFQWFKTDGLGELLQEISPITDYNQKMELHFLEHAFDEPRANEETCRERDMTFAAPLRIRVRLIIKETGEIKESDIFLGDFPMMTAHGTFIINGAERVVVSQLVRSPGVYFELDEDATSGRRLCKAKLIPNRGAWLEFESSNRDVLSVKVDRKRKMPVTILLRAIGYEDDDELAALFADVDTNPDHQYISATLEREPTKTREEALVELYKRLRPGDPPTRDNAANLLKNLFFDPRRYDLARVGRYKLNKRLGREQPLDDRVLSPEDLLEIIRTMIRLNNAQGEPDDIDHLGNRRIRAVGELIQMHVRTGLQRLERGVKERMTIQDIEQVTPNGLISTTRPVMAAVREFFGGSQLSQFMDQTNPLSELTHKRRLSALGPGGLSRDRAGFEVRDVHHSHYGRICPIETPEGPNIGLIGSLATYGVINEFGFIETPYRRVYNLIELRNPDGSPHDNVALLDGRILADDVKAGSSKLAAGSVLDDAAIKKLVSSELAFVRVKPFVSDKIEYLDAHEEDQFTIAQANAPLTDDGYFIESLVASRLATDYPVVRPEQIDYMDVSPKQVFSVATGLIPFLEHDDANRALMGANMQKQAVPLLRPAAPIIGTGVEYQSARDSGQVVVAKAPGVVRSVTSKEIVIDEDNGSEHVYRLMKFVRSNQDTCINQRPSVGNGDRVQVGQIIADSSSTENGELALGQNVLVAYMPWEGGNFEDAILLSERLVRDDVFTSIHIEKYETEARDTKLGPEEITRDIPNVGEDSLSNLDENGIIRIGAEVRPNDILVGKVTPRGETELSAEERLLRAIFGEKAREVKDTSLRVPHGVHGKVIDVKQFRREDNMEHELPAGVNEMVRVMIAQKRKISEGDKMAGRHGNKGVISRILPVEDMPYLPDGTPVDIILNPIGVPSRMNIGQVLETHLGWAAFALGFRVATPVFDGADEDDITAALVEAGLPEDGKVTLFDGRTGDAFDRPVTVGITYMLKLAHLVEDKIHARSTGPYSLVTQQPLGGKAQFGGQRFGEMEVWALEAYGAAHTLQEMLTVKSDDVVGRVKTYEAIVKGDEITEAGVPESFKVLVKELRSLGLSIDVINEEEERVDFTEDSTRDLLTNLDRINLSGFERTED